Proteins found in one Corynebacterium canis genomic segment:
- the fdxA gene encoding ferredoxin gives MTYVIAQPCVDVMDRACVEECPVDCIYEGKRSLYIHPDECVDCGACEPVCPTEAIFYEDDVPDEWIDYNDANAAFFDELGSPGGAAKLGPQDFDPPLVESLPPQA, from the coding sequence ATGACCTATGTAATCGCACAGCCCTGCGTTGACGTCATGGACAGAGCCTGCGTAGAAGAATGTCCCGTGGACTGCATTTACGAAGGTAAACGCTCCCTTTATATTCACCCTGATGAATGCGTGGATTGCGGCGCTTGTGAGCCCGTATGCCCGACCGAAGCGATCTTCTACGAAGACGATGTGCCCGATGAATGGATCGATTACAACGACGCAAATGCCGCGTTCTTTGATGAATTGGGTTCACCTGGCGGCGCCGCCAAACTCGGGCCGCAAGATTTCGATCCGCCCCTCGTTGAATCATTGCCCCCACAAGCATAA
- the dapD gene encoding 2,3,4,5-tetrahydropyridine-2,6-dicarboxylate N-succinyltransferase, whose amino-acid sequence MTSASALGLATYASDDSVLDCWFPEPALSDAAQTAGTERLAPSEVDSPLAALVGSDELRGTKRVLIRTTIADLAQPPVDAHDAYLRLHLLSHRLVRPHGANLDGVFGLLSNVVWTNHGPCAVQGFELTRAKLQARGPVTVYSVDKFPRMVDYVMPTGVRIGDADRVRLGAHLAEGTTVMHEGFVNFNAGTLGSSMVEGRISSGVVVDDGTDVGGGASIMGTLSGGGKQVISVGKRCLLGANSGLGISLGDDCVVEAGLYVTAGSKVTVFGEVASAFGKSNGYAVKAAELSGANNVLFRRNSITGAIEATAWKSAAVELNADLHAN is encoded by the coding sequence ATGACTTCAGCTTCTGCCCTTGGATTAGCAACCTACGCCTCAGACGATAGTGTGCTCGATTGTTGGTTCCCCGAGCCGGCTCTTTCGGACGCCGCGCAAACCGCCGGCACGGAACGCCTCGCCCCGAGTGAGGTGGATTCGCCGCTGGCCGCGCTGGTGGGTAGCGACGAGCTGCGCGGCACCAAGCGCGTGCTGATCCGCACCACCATCGCCGATCTCGCGCAGCCGCCGGTGGACGCGCACGATGCGTATCTGCGGCTGCACCTGCTCTCCCACCGGCTCGTCCGCCCGCACGGCGCGAACCTCGATGGGGTGTTCGGTTTGCTATCGAATGTCGTGTGGACGAACCACGGCCCCTGCGCCGTACAGGGTTTCGAACTGACCCGCGCGAAATTGCAGGCTCGGGGGCCGGTGACGGTGTACTCGGTGGATAAGTTCCCACGTATGGTCGACTATGTCATGCCAACAGGTGTTCGAATCGGCGATGCGGATCGGGTGCGGCTCGGCGCGCACCTAGCGGAGGGCACCACCGTGATGCACGAAGGGTTCGTAAACTTCAACGCCGGCACGCTCGGCTCGTCGATGGTGGAGGGCCGCATCTCCAGCGGCGTCGTCGTCGACGATGGCACCGACGTGGGCGGGGGCGCCTCCATTATGGGCACCCTTTCCGGCGGCGGCAAGCAGGTGATTTCCGTGGGCAAGCGCTGCCTGCTCGGCGCTAACTCGGGGCTGGGCATTTCGCTTGGCGACGACTGTGTGGTCGAGGCCGGCTTATACGTCACCGCTGGGTCGAAAGTCACCGTTTTTGGTGAGGTTGCCAGCGCATTCGGCAAATCGAACGGTTATGCGGTGAAAGCTGCGGAGCTTTCCGGGGCGAACAATGTGCTGTTCCGGCGCAATTCGATCACGGGTGCGATTGAGGCCACCGCGTGGAAATCCGCCGCCGTTGAGCTCAACGCCGACCTGCACGCGAACTAG
- the mshB gene encoding N-acetyl-1-D-myo-inositol-2-amino-2-deoxy-alpha-D-glucopyranoside deacetylase, producing the protein MSDLVGARVVAVHAHPDDEAITTGGTIATLSERGAEVTVVTCTLGEQGEVIGAPYQGLVRSDQLGGFRIAELEAALAHLGVRHGEFLGGVARWRDSGMQGDPANDHPSAFIHSGDTAVQQLAEVFDRVRPQLVITYGPDGGYGHPDHIRAHEITHAAVAGSSVQRVLWAVTGAADLRRGLDAIIEPPARWRRAAAGEIACQERVDLRLRLDDAAYAAKVRAFAAHATQLWVANGSVSRVNPEAAWARTADIEAAPLVYCLSNLIAQPLLRYEHFQLGWGTPFSAGACPMEGLSW; encoded by the coding sequence ATGAGTGACCTCGTTGGCGCGCGGGTGGTGGCCGTCCACGCCCATCCCGATGATGAAGCCATTACCACCGGCGGCACTATCGCAACTTTAAGCGAACGTGGCGCGGAGGTCACGGTGGTGACCTGCACCCTCGGCGAGCAAGGGGAAGTGATCGGCGCGCCGTATCAAGGCCTGGTGCGCAGCGATCAGCTCGGCGGCTTCCGGATCGCGGAGCTGGAGGCTGCGCTGGCCCACCTGGGCGTCCGGCACGGCGAATTTTTGGGCGGCGTGGCCCGTTGGCGGGATTCCGGCATGCAGGGCGACCCCGCCAATGATCACCCGAGTGCGTTTATTCATTCGGGCGATACGGCGGTGCAGCAGCTCGCCGAGGTATTCGATCGTGTGCGCCCGCAGCTGGTGATTACCTACGGGCCGGACGGCGGTTACGGGCACCCGGATCATATCCGCGCCCACGAGATTACCCACGCCGCGGTGGCGGGCAGTTCGGTGCAGCGGGTGCTGTGGGCTGTCACGGGGGCGGCGGATTTGCGCCGTGGGCTGGACGCGATCATCGAGCCGCCGGCGAGGTGGCGGCGCGCGGCGGCGGGGGAGATAGCCTGCCAGGAGCGCGTGGATTTGCGCTTGCGGCTTGACGACGCCGCGTATGCGGCCAAAGTGCGCGCCTTTGCCGCCCACGCCACCCAGCTATGGGTGGCAAATGGCAGCGTGAGCAGGGTTAATCCGGAGGCGGCCTGGGCGCGGACCGCGGATATCGAGGCGGCGCCGCTGGTGTATTGCTTAAGCAATTTGATCGCGCAGCCATTGCTGCGTTACGAGCATTTCCAGCTCGGGTGGGGTACCCCGTTTTCCGCGGGTGCGTGCCCTATGGAAGGCTTATCCTGGTGA
- a CDS encoding GtrA family protein has product MEISLRQPNAYLNSMKQFIKFGVVGGSGVLVNMAVLVVVRRIFADIFGIATTDPFLNILGSPFHIRWYHIMVTLAFLGANTWNYQLNRMWTFRGARQRTWLRGFFPFLLTGLGAFAVTLLVTTALVNVESPVALPPEIFDDSTGLRNRVYWANMISIVVAMPINFLVNKVWTFRGHRVISSTEPTKV; this is encoded by the coding sequence ATGGAGATATCGTTGCGCCAGCCTAATGCCTACCTCAATAGCATGAAGCAATTCATTAAGTTCGGCGTCGTCGGTGGCTCCGGCGTGTTAGTGAACATGGCCGTGCTGGTGGTGGTGCGCAGAATCTTCGCCGATATCTTTGGGATCGCAACCACCGACCCCTTTCTGAATATATTGGGTAGTCCGTTCCATATCCGCTGGTACCACATCATGGTGACCCTAGCCTTCCTGGGCGCGAACACCTGGAACTATCAGCTCAACCGAATGTGGACCTTCCGCGGGGCGCGGCAACGCACCTGGCTACGCGGATTCTTCCCGTTCCTGCTCACCGGGCTCGGGGCGTTCGCCGTGACACTGCTGGTGACCACCGCATTGGTGAACGTCGAATCGCCTGTGGCGCTGCCGCCCGAAATCTTCGACGACTCCACCGGGCTGCGCAACCGCGTCTACTGGGCAAACATGATCTCTATCGTCGTGGCCATGCCCATCAACTTCCTAGTGAACAAGGTTTGGACCTTTCGCGGGCATCGCGTGATTTCCAGCACGGAGCCCACGAAGGTGTAG
- a CDS encoding amino acid permease — translation MTNVDTPDSGLGSGLKTRHLTMMGLGSAIGAGLFLGTGVGIRAAGPSILLAYLLAGAVIVCIMQMLGEMASARPASGSFSSYAEMAFGRWAGFSLGWLYWFMLTMVLGAEMTGAAAIMGHWFGVDPWIPALICVAFFAAVNLAEVRGFGEFEFWFAFIKVAVIIAFLVIGVLLIFGLLPGSEFVGTSNFLGEAGFMPNGIAGWAAGLLAVAFAFGGIEIITIAAAESANPSTAIATAVRSVIWRISIFYLGAVLVITFLMPYAEIKGAEQAADSPFTIILAKANIPGIVGIMEAVIVLALLSAFNAQIYATSRLCYSLAQRGDAPAIFAATNKHGVPINSVLLSMVFAFASVGLQYWNPEGLLDFLLSAVGGCLVVIWVVIGLSYIKLHPELAKEENVSVRMWGWPWLPWLTIACFVGLTLLMLSDPASRYQITSVTVICVVLVLLSLIPRRRQPGAAADVVSGAASKSTTGEAQ, via the coding sequence ATGACAAACGTGGATACACCAGATTCTGGACTTGGGTCCGGCCTGAAAACACGCCACCTGACCATGATGGGACTTGGTTCCGCGATTGGCGCTGGGTTGTTCCTGGGCACCGGCGTGGGCATTCGGGCGGCTGGGCCGTCGATTCTCCTTGCGTACCTGCTTGCGGGCGCGGTGATCGTGTGCATCATGCAGATGCTCGGCGAGATGGCCTCCGCTCGCCCCGCCTCCGGATCCTTTTCAAGCTACGCCGAAATGGCGTTCGGACGCTGGGCGGGTTTCTCGCTCGGCTGGCTATATTGGTTCATGCTGACCATGGTGCTCGGCGCGGAAATGACCGGCGCCGCCGCGATCATGGGGCATTGGTTCGGCGTGGACCCGTGGATTCCGGCGCTGATTTGCGTGGCGTTCTTCGCCGCCGTCAACCTTGCCGAGGTCCGCGGCTTCGGTGAGTTCGAATTCTGGTTCGCCTTTATCAAGGTCGCGGTGATCATCGCGTTCTTGGTCATCGGCGTGCTATTGATTTTCGGCTTGCTGCCCGGCTCCGAGTTCGTGGGCACCAGCAACTTCCTGGGCGAGGCGGGCTTTATGCCCAATGGCATCGCCGGTTGGGCCGCCGGTTTGCTCGCCGTCGCTTTTGCGTTCGGTGGCATTGAGATCATCACGATCGCCGCCGCGGAGTCCGCAAATCCGTCCACCGCTATCGCCACCGCCGTGCGTTCCGTGATTTGGCGCATCTCCATCTTCTACCTGGGCGCTGTGTTGGTGATCACCTTCCTGATGCCGTACGCGGAGATCAAGGGCGCGGAACAGGCCGCCGATTCGCCGTTTACAATTATTCTGGCCAAGGCAAATATCCCCGGCATCGTCGGGATTATGGAGGCCGTGATTGTGCTGGCGCTGCTCTCCGCATTCAACGCGCAGATTTACGCCACCTCCCGCCTCTGCTACTCGCTGGCCCAGCGTGGCGACGCCCCGGCTATCTTCGCCGCCACCAATAAGCACGGCGTCCCCATCAATTCGGTGCTGCTGTCCATGGTCTTCGCCTTCGCCTCGGTGGGCCTGCAATATTGGAACCCGGAGGGCCTGCTGGACTTCCTGCTCAGCGCGGTGGGCGGCTGCCTCGTGGTGATCTGGGTGGTCATCGGGCTGAGCTATATCAAGCTGCACCCCGAGCTGGCCAAGGAGGAAAACGTTTCGGTGCGCATGTGGGGTTGGCCGTGGCTGCCGTGGCTGACCATCGCCTGCTTCGTGGGCCTGACTTTGCTCATGCTTTCGGATCCCGCCTCCCGCTACCAGATCACTTCCGTGACCGTGATCTGCGTGGTTTTGGTCCTGCTGTCCCTGATTCCGCGCCGCCGCCAGCCTGGTGCTGCCGCGGATGTGGTGAGTGGCGCGGCGTCGAAAAGCACCACCGGCGAGGCTCAGTGA
- a CDS encoding amino acid permease, with translation MSNNSLSSGLKVRHLTMMGLGSTIGAGLFLGTGVGIQAAGPAVLLAYLAAGTIAILIMRMLGEMGSVLPASGSFSEYADVGIGHWAGFTQGWVYWLATVAVLGAEITGASAFVGAWFGVAPWIPALIFVVFFGAVNLLRVRAFGEFEFWFAFIKVAMLIAFLVIGVCLILGIIPGATTAGLELIRDEGFMPNGIGGVAGGLLAVAFAFGGIEVVAIAAAESDQPKKSLINAVRSTVTRISVFYLGSVLVIILLLPYSTLGAAKSAADSPFSKVLELAGIPSVVGFMEAIIVLALLSAFNAQLYASSRIMFSLAERHQAPRLFTRVDSRGVPIAAITLSIAISAVMVLLNFLDDSWLLRFMLNSAGASLLIVWGFIAVSQLRLRPRMEALMQGRGEELPIKMWVQPWGTLATLAALIGLALLMLSDAAASIQLYSAAAMVFILIIAGWLTLKAQGINPTDKTPLPGESLSATR, from the coding sequence ATGAGTAACAACTCCTTAAGCTCCGGGCTGAAGGTCCGCCACCTGACCATGATGGGGCTGGGTTCCACCATCGGCGCCGGCCTGTTTCTGGGCACCGGGGTGGGCATCCAGGCGGCGGGCCCGGCGGTGCTATTGGCGTACCTCGCGGCCGGCACGATCGCCATCCTTATCATGCGCATGCTGGGCGAAATGGGTTCCGTGCTCCCCGCCTCCGGCTCGTTTTCCGAATACGCCGACGTGGGCATCGGGCACTGGGCCGGTTTCACCCAAGGTTGGGTGTATTGGCTGGCCACCGTGGCAGTTTTGGGCGCGGAGATCACCGGGGCGTCGGCCTTTGTGGGCGCCTGGTTTGGGGTGGCACCGTGGATTCCCGCGCTGATCTTTGTGGTGTTTTTCGGGGCCGTGAATCTGCTCCGCGTGCGGGCCTTCGGTGAATTCGAATTTTGGTTCGCCTTTATCAAGGTGGCGATGCTGATCGCCTTCCTGGTTATCGGCGTGTGCCTGATCCTTGGCATTATCCCCGGGGCGACCACCGCCGGGCTCGAACTGATTCGCGATGAAGGCTTTATGCCCAACGGCATTGGCGGGGTCGCCGGAGGCCTGCTCGCCGTGGCCTTCGCCTTTGGCGGCATCGAGGTGGTGGCCATCGCGGCGGCCGAATCGGACCAGCCAAAGAAGTCGCTGATCAATGCGGTGCGCTCCACCGTGACCCGCATTAGCGTGTTCTACCTGGGCTCCGTCTTGGTGATTATCCTCCTGCTGCCCTATTCCACGCTCGGCGCCGCGAAGTCCGCCGCGGATTCCCCGTTTTCCAAGGTGTTGGAGCTGGCCGGGATCCCCAGCGTGGTGGGATTCATGGAGGCCATTATTGTCTTGGCCCTGCTTTCGGCGTTTAACGCACAGTTGTACGCCAGTTCCCGCATCATGTTTTCGCTTGCGGAACGCCACCAGGCCCCGCGGCTGTTTACGCGCGTGGATTCCCGCGGCGTCCCCATCGCTGCGATCACACTTTCGATCGCTATTAGCGCGGTCATGGTGCTGCTGAACTTCCTTGACGATTCCTGGCTGCTGCGCTTTATGCTCAATTCCGCCGGCGCCTCGTTGCTCATCGTGTGGGGCTTTATCGCCGTATCCCAATTGCGCCTTCGCCCCCGTATGGAGGCCCTTATGCAGGGGCGTGGCGAGGAGCTTCCGATTAAGATGTGGGTGCAGCCGTGGGGGACACTTGCGACCTTGGCCGCCCTGATCGGGCTCGCCCTTTTAATGCTTAGCGACGCCGCGGCTAGCATCCAGCTTTACTCTGCCGCGGCGATGGTCTTTATTCTGATCATCGCCGGTTGGCTCACTCTTAAGGCACAAGGCATCAACCCCACGGATAAGACCCCGCTCCCCGGAGAATCGCTGAGCGCGACGCGGTGA
- the dapC gene encoding succinyldiaminopimelate transaminase, whose translation MPARTPIQLPDFPWDSLAEAKARAAAHPDGIVNLSVGTPVDKVAPGIQLALSEAAAEPGYPQTAGTPALREAIVAALERRYHITGPDEDFVLPVIGTKEAIAWLPTVLGVGAGHTVVIPEVAYPTYEVAALLAGATPQRADSLTQLGPARPSIMFINSPSNPTGKVLGLPHLRKVVSWAQQRGVILVSDECYLGLGWGAEEPLSILDPRVSEGDHTGLLAIHSLSKTSNLASYRAGFFAGDTALIRELLEVRKHAGLMVPGPIQHAMIAALQDDEQETAQKLRYAQRRVTLLRALTNAGFAVDHSEAGLYLWATRGEECRATVDWFAERGILVAPGDFYGPRGAQHVRVALTATDERIDAAAARLANND comes from the coding sequence ATGCCCGCCCGCACACCAATTCAATTGCCGGATTTCCCGTGGGATAGCCTCGCCGAGGCGAAGGCGCGCGCCGCCGCGCACCCGGACGGCATTGTGAACCTCTCCGTGGGCACGCCCGTGGACAAGGTAGCTCCCGGGATCCAGCTCGCATTATCGGAGGCGGCCGCGGAACCGGGATACCCCCAGACCGCCGGCACCCCCGCATTGCGGGAGGCGATCGTGGCGGCCCTGGAGCGCCGCTACCACATCACGGGGCCGGACGAGGACTTTGTCCTGCCGGTTATTGGCACCAAGGAGGCCATCGCCTGGCTGCCCACGGTCCTAGGCGTCGGTGCCGGGCACACGGTGGTGATTCCGGAGGTCGCGTACCCAACGTACGAGGTTGCGGCACTCCTGGCGGGGGCGACCCCGCAGCGCGCTGACTCGCTCACGCAGCTTGGGCCCGCGCGGCCGTCGATAATGTTTATTAATTCCCCGTCAAACCCCACGGGCAAAGTGCTGGGCTTGCCGCACCTGCGCAAAGTAGTATCATGGGCGCAGCAGCGAGGTGTGATCCTCGTCTCCGACGAATGCTACCTGGGGCTAGGCTGGGGCGCGGAAGAGCCGCTATCCATTCTGGACCCGCGCGTGAGCGAAGGCGACCATACCGGGCTGCTGGCCATCCACTCGCTATCCAAAACCTCGAACCTGGCCTCGTACCGTGCGGGCTTTTTCGCCGGCGATACGGCGCTGATTCGGGAATTGCTGGAAGTGCGCAAACACGCAGGGCTCATGGTCCCCGGGCCGATCCAACACGCCATGATCGCGGCGCTGCAGGACGACGAGCAAGAGACCGCCCAAAAATTGCGCTACGCCCAGCGACGCGTCACGCTCCTACGCGCCCTCACTAACGCTGGTTTCGCCGTGGATCATTCCGAGGCAGGACTTTACCTTTGGGCAACGCGTGGGGAGGAGTGCCGCGCCACCGTCGACTGGTTCGCGGAGCGCGGCATCCTCGTGGCACCCGGCGATTTCTACGGGCCCCGGGGGGCTCAGCACGTGCGCGTGGCGTTGACCGCCACCGATGAGCGTATCGACGCCGCGGCCGCCCGCCTCGCCAACAACGATTAA
- a CDS encoding helix-turn-helix transcriptional regulator gives MVRKYRRWAELSQAELAQRVGVSRQTIANIEKGNYSPSVHLALAICRILGKTVEQVFGEEQEG, from the coding sequence ATGGTGCGCAAGTACCGACGCTGGGCCGAGTTATCCCAGGCGGAACTCGCCCAACGGGTCGGAGTTTCACGCCAGACAATCGCCAATATTGAGAAAGGAAACTATTCGCCTTCCGTGCATCTTGCCCTTGCGATCTGCCGGATTCTCGGCAAAACCGTCGAGCAAGTATTCGGAGAAGAACAGGAAGGATGA
- a CDS encoding ABC transporter family substrate-binding protein, with protein MKRLSLVVFLACTLLVGCAASPGPPPVAEPGEEQKQEAEPKKNTADSIEIGIDPIKNGFNPHLLADDSAFVQSLASLVLPSTFVNGEMDTAVLEKAEEIPSTEPGVAQSIRYVIRKEAQWSDGTPITGADFQYLWRNMVTTPGVVDPAGYESVMQIRSSNSGKTVDVDFRRKVADWKLLFNHLVPSHLFSTGTESFASVLDDVVPASAGRYMVRTVDRNRGVVTLTRNDRYWGKRPAVTEMLVFREIRSQPQGRQMVRSGQVGFLDLTPSEVSIAVYELMPKTQLRTFQRESRLELTFNTVTMHTPELRRGVVQRVDRQAIAEIAAGRRTDISVPEFHASAGGDEVPHRVRIAADAADDAAASAAASIVDMLRGQDVNAEVVLSDFNEITGRLLPEGRVDAVVSWQRTTPSAVTTASRFLCPQTAERAGNLSGVCDQAFDEQLTAALAGQRAVDGAQFYAEQVLGIPLLEDTRVEVLGVGIVGPNAALDQWPTNQPAGALATAATWRRSDE; from the coding sequence GTGAAGCGCCTTTCCCTTGTTGTATTTTTAGCTTGCACACTGCTTGTCGGCTGCGCGGCTTCGCCGGGCCCGCCGCCGGTCGCTGAGCCGGGGGAGGAGCAGAAGCAGGAGGCGGAGCCGAAGAAGAATACGGCGGATTCCATTGAGATTGGCATCGATCCGATCAAAAATGGGTTCAATCCGCACCTTCTCGCGGACGATAGCGCGTTCGTGCAATCGCTCGCCAGTTTGGTGCTGCCCAGTACCTTTGTCAATGGCGAGATGGACACCGCCGTGCTGGAAAAGGCGGAGGAGATTCCGAGTACGGAGCCGGGGGTGGCGCAGTCGATAAGATATGTGATCCGTAAGGAAGCTCAGTGGAGCGACGGAACCCCCATCACGGGGGCCGATTTCCAATACCTATGGCGCAATATGGTCACCACCCCGGGCGTGGTGGACCCGGCGGGATATGAATCGGTGATGCAGATTCGATCCTCCAATAGCGGGAAAACGGTGGACGTGGATTTCCGGCGCAAGGTGGCGGATTGGAAATTGCTGTTTAACCATTTAGTGCCCAGCCACCTGTTCAGCACCGGCACGGAATCGTTCGCAAGTGTGCTCGATGACGTGGTGCCGGCATCCGCGGGGCGCTATATGGTGCGCACGGTGGATCGGAATCGCGGCGTCGTCACGCTTACTCGCAATGACCGCTATTGGGGCAAGCGCCCGGCGGTGACGGAAATGCTGGTGTTCCGCGAAATACGCTCGCAACCGCAGGGCCGGCAGATGGTGCGCAGCGGCCAGGTGGGGTTTCTGGACCTCACCCCGTCCGAGGTTAGCATCGCGGTGTATGAGCTGATGCCGAAGACGCAGCTGCGCACGTTTCAGCGCGAATCGCGGCTCGAACTCACGTTTAATACGGTGACTATGCACACGCCGGAATTGCGGCGCGGGGTGGTGCAACGGGTGGATCGGCAAGCCATCGCAGAGATCGCCGCAGGCCGCCGAACGGACATTTCCGTGCCCGAATTCCACGCGTCGGCGGGGGGGGATGAGGTGCCGCATCGGGTGCGTATTGCTGCCGACGCCGCCGATGATGCTGCCGCGTCCGCCGCCGCAAGTATTGTGGATATGCTGCGCGGACAGGACGTCAACGCGGAGGTGGTGCTCAGCGATTTCAACGAAATTACCGGCCGTTTGCTCCCCGAGGGGCGTGTCGACGCCGTGGTTTCCTGGCAACGCACTACCCCCTCCGCTGTGACTACGGCGAGCCGTTTCTTGTGTCCGCAAACGGCGGAGCGTGCGGGGAATCTCTCCGGGGTTTGCGATCAAGCATTCGATGAGCAATTGACCGCAGCCTTGGCGGGGCAGCGCGCGGTGGATGGGGCGCAATTTTATGCGGAGCAGGTGCTGGGGATACCCCTGCTTGAGGATACGAGGGTGGAGGTGCTGGGGGTTGGTATTGTTGGTCCGAATGCGGCGCTGGATCAGTGGCCGACGAATCAACCTGCGGGCGCCCTAGCAACCGCAGCAACCTGGAGGAGAAGCGATGAGTGA